In the genome of Acidimicrobiia bacterium, the window AACGACAACGACGCGAGCGACTGCGGGCCAACGGCCGACCCCGCCTGCTCCTGGTCGAGCATGGAGTGGAACCACCAACCCCGTCGGACCTGCTCGAGGATTGGATACGAGTTCCGGCCGCCCGATCCGACGTGCGGGCTCGGATCGATGGCATTCTCCGGCGGGCTGAGTTCACGGCGGATGCCGAGATCAGCATTGACGACACAGGGTCACTACGCAGCGGCGCGCATCGTATCCCCCTGCCGCCCGTCGAAGCCCAAATCCTCGCCGAACTGATCGACCAGCAAGGCAAAGTTGTCAGTCGGGCCGCCCTGGTAGCCGCCGTTTGGCCAGACGATCCTCCCGATCGCAACGTTCTCGACGTCCATCTCGTTCGGCTCCGACGTCGGGTCGCCGAAGCCGGCTTGCAGATCAGGACGATCCGATCGCGTGGTCTGCTTTTGGAGCGACTCTGAACGAGCATGTTCAGGTTGTTGT includes:
- a CDS encoding winged helix-turn-helix transcriptional regulator; its protein translation is MDVELLRWPGERQRRERLRANGRPRLLLVEHGVEPPTPSDLLEDWIRVPAARSDVRARIDGILRRAEFTADAEISIDDTGSLRSGAHRIPLPPVEAQILAELIDQQGKVVSRAALVAAVWPDDPPDRNVLDVHLVRLRRRVAEAGLQIRTIRSRGLLLERL